A genomic segment from Roseibium algicola encodes:
- a CDS encoding pyridoxamine 5'-phosphate oxidase family protein — MEAYKIKPEFVISDEETLRSHYSELSPLAAKKCLGALDKHARDFIARSPFLCLGTQNTDGKADVSPRGDPVGFVKVLDPQTLAIPDRPGNNRLDSLANIVANPNVGLLFLVPGFDETLRVNGRATLVTDPDLLQTMSVKDRAPKLAIVVKVSEVFLHCAKAFRRSHLWDPEHQQDRSEMPSLSKIILDQTTGAPDEKEMQKLDAALEETYRKTLY; from the coding sequence ATGGAAGCCTACAAGATCAAACCGGAGTTCGTCATTTCGGATGAGGAAACGCTCCGGAGCCACTATTCCGAGCTATCGCCGCTGGCAGCAAAAAAGTGCCTGGGCGCACTGGACAAGCATGCTCGGGACTTCATCGCCCGCTCGCCGTTTCTGTGCCTCGGCACGCAGAACACGGACGGCAAGGCGGATGTCAGTCCGCGCGGCGATCCGGTCGGCTTCGTCAAGGTTCTCGACCCGCAAACGCTTGCCATTCCGGACCGTCCGGGAAACAACCGCCTCGACAGTCTGGCCAATATTGTCGCCAACCCGAATGTCGGGCTCCTGTTCCTGGTTCCCGGGTTTGACGAGACCTTGCGCGTCAACGGCAGGGCAACGCTTGTAACCGATCCGGATCTTCTTCAAACCATGAGCGTGAAGGACCGTGCGCCCAAGCTCGCCATTGTCGTGAAGGTGAGCGAGGTCTTCCTGCATTGCGCCAAGGCGTTCCGGCGCTCACACCTCTGGGATCCCGAACACCAGCAGGACCGCAGCGAAATGCCATCGCTTTCCAAGATCATTCTGGACCAGACGACCGGCGCGCCGGATGAAAAGGAAATGCAGAAGCTGGATGCTGCGCTGGAGGAGACCTACCGGAAAACGCTTTATTGA